The Saliniramus fredricksonii genome segment GCCCGCAGGCCAGAGCGTAAGGCGCCTGCCGAAAGCGGCGCCTGCATCAAGGATAGCGCGAAATGGCGATCCGCCACGGGCGACAAAAACCCAGACGGACTGGGGCAAATTACCAAATCCATCGAAAGTCGAAGCCCGTCATGGCTGTCGCGGCGCCACCACAGGGCCCGTGACGCCTGTTTCAGGGCAGGCTGACGCCGAAGCGCACGCGATCATGCCATTTGCTGCGACATTTATCGAAATACGGCGATTGCCGCGCATGGTTGCGCGCAGGCGCGAAAACCCACCTGCCAATGACGCACGGAACGCTCCCAGGCACCTTCAGAAACCGATGACGCAGCCATCCTTGCGCGGATCGGAGCCGCCGATATAGCCGCCTTCGATGCGCTGGATCAGCTGTGCGCCGCCGAAGCCGAAGCTCGATTCCGGCTCCTCGCTGGTGACCGCGTGGCCGAGATCGGCCAGCCCGGCCAGCACATCCGCACCTGCCGAGGATTCGATGGCAACGCCGAGCCCCCTGGTGGCGCGCCAGCGCGGCGCATCGGCAGCGGCCTGCGGATCCTGGCCCCAGAGCTGCGTGCGCAATGTCATCTGCACATGGCCCTGCGCCTGCATCGGCCCGCCCATCACGCCGAAGCTCATCTGCGGCGCGCCGTTCTTCATCAGGAATCCGGGAATGATGGTGTGGAAGGGGCGCTTGCGCGGACCGACCCGGTTGGGATGGCCTTCCCTCGTGACGAAGCCGTAGCCGCGATTCTGCAAGGAGATCCCCGTGCCAGGCACCACCACGCCGGAGCCGAATCCGGCATAGTTCGACTGGATGAAGGAGACCATCATGCCGCTCTCATCCGCCGCCGTCAGATAGACGGTGCCGCCATGGCGCGGCGCGCCGGCGCCGAAATCCGTGGCGCGGGCGGGATCGATCAGCTTCGCCCGGGCCTTCAGATAGGCGGGATCGAGCAGATCCTGCACCCGCACATCCTGCATGGCCGAGAGATCGGCGACATAAGCCTCGGCATCGCGCATGGCGAGCTTCATCGCCTCGATCTGGAGATGCAGCGCGGCGACGCTGTCGGGGGCGTGGCCGGCGAGATCGCAATGTTCGAGCATGCCGAGCGCCATGCAGGCGGCGATGCCCTGGCCGTTGGGCGGGATCTCGTGCAGGGCGACATCGCCATAGGACGCATGCACCGTGCCGCACCAGTCGTTCTCATGCGCGGCCATGTCGTCGATGGTGAGCGCCGCGCCGTGCTCGCGCGCGAAAGCCGCGATCTTTTCCGC includes the following:
- a CDS encoding gamma-glutamyltransferase family protein, with the protein product MVATSQPLAAQAGISMLGRGGNAVDAALATAITLTLVEPTGNGLGSDAFAIVWDGKELHGLNASGRSPAAWNPERFPDGMSERGWESVTVPGAISAWVDLSQRFGKLPFETLFEPAIRYARNGFHVSPVIAALWARGADLLGRQPGFAEAFMPGGRAPQAGEVFRNPALAASLEQIARTRGEAFYRGELAEKIAAFAREHGAALTIDDMAAHENDWCGTVHASYGDVALHEIPPNGQGIAACMALGMLEHCDLAGHAPDSVAALHLQIEAMKLAMRDAEAYVADLSAMQDVRVQDLLDPAYLKARAKLIDPARATDFGAGAPRHGGTVYLTAADESGMMVSFIQSNYAGFGSGVVVPGTGISLQNRGYGFVTREGHPNRVGPRKRPFHTIIPGFLMKNGAPQMSFGVMGGPMQAQGHVQMTLRTQLWGQDPQAAADAPRWRATRGLGVAIESSAGADVLAGLADLGHAVTSEEPESSFGFGGAQLIQRIEGGYIGGSDPRKDGCVIGF